DNA from Nymphaea colorata isolate Beijing-Zhang1983 chromosome 4, ASM883128v2, whole genome shotgun sequence:
AATGAAGACTTGGCACCTACGTGGGCGAAAAGGGTCGCTTTCTCCCAAATCTAGTGAAAGGAGAATCATGGAGGAGATACCTGTGCTGGAAGTGCGATCCTATCTAAGGATCAACAAACTGCACTCCCCGTTAGTAGAATGAAAACTTCCAATCTCAGAAAAGAGCTGTTtacgaaagaaaaagaattctCTAAGGAAGCACCGGAGTCGTCTCCCTCGCCCCTCTTATGGGCTTGCTGGCAGAAAAGCAGCAAAGATTAATTGGTGCTTCTCACGGGTTTTGAATACGGTGCTGTTTTTGGTATTCAAGTATCTTTTTCTGGTTCGCCTTTTGAAGCTGTCTTCCCCGCATAAATAGTTGTCAGCAGAAAAAGACAATGCCTGTACCGGCCTTTTACTATTTTGTCAAGATAATCTATTCATCTGTGTGGCTTAGAAAAAGACTGACCAACTGACAGTCAATTTTTAGCACcctccgatttttttttttttttttttactttgcaGCAACTTGTCCTTCAGCATATGTGAATTGTTTTCTGCAATCATGGGAGCAGCAGCTTATTCCAGGTTAGTCATTCTTGCAACTTGAATCTGATGCCTCACTTTCCTTAGCTCGAGTGTTTTGCCTAGCTGGGAACGATAATGGTACCTAGTTATTGATCAAATAGATGATTGCGTCAGATTTTAAGCCGAGAGAAGACAAATCGCTATAATCCACAAATGAAAACAGGCCACAGTGCGTTGCTGATCCACAATCAACCATTGGCAACACGTCGTGACAAGTCCAGCTTCATGGAACGATTTTCTTCTCTTTAACAATGCGAACCTAATTGACGAAGGTGGATTAGAAAGTATAATTTGCGGCTTCTCGAACCCAGGTACCGATGCCTATGGTAATCAAACTAGCAATGGTTCACTTCCAAAGCCAAGAGCATGACCAGCTAAGCTATATGCCCTCGAGGCAGAAAACACCGGATAATATTAGCTTGGGATCTAAAGATTAGCCCCTATGAGACAAAAAAATGGTGAATCATTCGAGGACTGAAACGACAAGAATAATGACACAGAATACAAGATTCATTTGCTGTCAAGAGGCCCGTCAACCCTTTCAACCACCAATAAAAGTTTTCCTCTAGTGACACGCTCCACCCTGTAAGACCGAGGTTGGTAATCAAAATGGCAACGCATCACTTCAGGCGCCAAGAGCCTGACCAGCTAATCCCTGCCCTTAAATACAGAACGCACTCGACATTAttaatttaaaaacctttgGGATCTAAAGATTAGTCATATGAGACCAAAGATGCTAACTCATCCGGGGgatgaaacaacaagaacattgaTATGGATGACAAGATTCATTGGATGTAAAGGGGCCGCCAACCCTTTCAACAGCAAATAAAagggtttttcttctttttattttacgACAGGACCTCGAAAGACATACTCCACCAAATCTTAAGGCCCAGGCACATAATGCCTGAGGCAGCGAAGACAATATCGTTAGTTTGGGAACCAATGAAATCTAAGAGATTAACCTTATGAGACCAGAATCATCCAAGAGATGAAAGGACAGGAACAATGATATGGATAACAAGATTCATTGGCCGTCAAGGGTCAGTCAACCCTTTCAGCAAGAACTTTTGTGACGCGCACCACCTCACAAGGCTCGAAAGTAAACGCATCGCTTCCAACACCTCGAGCTTGTCCAGCTAAGCTATGCCAAGACAATATTATTAGTTTGAGAACTTGTTGAGATCCAATAGACTCTCACCCAATGAGGCCAAAAATGTTGAATCACCAGAGATGAAAAGACAGGATCAATGATATGGGTGACGAGATTCATTGGCCGCCAAGGAGCCGTAAACCGCTTCAACCGCAGACAaatgttgttttcctttctttttctttttcggcaGAACCTTTGAAGAATAGTTTCCCTAGTTTAAGTTGCAGCCCGGAAGACGATATTGATCACTTTGACTCTCAGTCAGCCTTCTGGGAAGTCTGCCAGCGCCCATCCTCCCACTTGCCACACTCATCAAACAGAACGAAACTGCTATGAACATTGGGTGAACCTTTTGGTGTAACTATAAATAACCAGAGTAAGTTCGTCCAACCCTCTTGTACACGAAAGAGACTCAACCGAGTTACACTTAACCACCCCCTTCCAAGTGTACATCCAAGGAGGCTGCTGCTTCGTGTCTAGGTTTGCTCATCTTTCTTGCAAAGAGCCATGACATTGAAATTAACAGATTCTGGGTTTTTCATGATGAAAGTCCGTATAACCTTGGCCGCGTCCTGTTAAAACAAAGAAGGCCATGAGGACATAAATTAGAAAACCCACTGATGGACGCCAACTAGGGGTGGACATGACGTCAACTACCCCTCAGGCTTCCATTTAACCAGTCCACTAGCTGGAGCATGCAGTGTTTTCACCAAGACAGCCAAATCAACATTCAAAACCAGGCCAGGCCTGGCCTCAGGACAGTAAATGGGATTGGCAATGTTTCAATTTCAATAGACTGCCCATCCTCACCTTATAAGAGCAAATAGCCCCAGCTTAATAATAATTACGCTGGGCCTAATTTGTTTTCAGCCAGACAGGCTATTACCAGGGTGGATTCAGGCTGCCAATATCACCTGAATACTCCATCAGATAAGTCAGGAGttaacagaagcaaatatgagaCTCTTTTTTCCACTCCAGAAATAACAAGTTTCCCAGTATAGTAACTTTATCAAGGAAATACAAATaatcaacttgattatttgcattggaaaagaaaaatgagtaacggaaaagtttaaactttaatataaattaaaatcaatttaaatgtGTAAATATTATGAACacattaaaatgataaaagtgcattttatatgaaatattaaaatctcaAAAGTCTAGGAAATTACTATCTATATGTCAACGCAATCAATGAATTGCCTAATACGCATTAAGTCACGATTCAATAAATGAAGTGGCTAGATGCACATCCATGGGAGACGAGCTCAGTGCCCCGAGCGGTCATGTTTCAAATCTCTaacagaacaaaaaagaaatcacATTATTAAGTCATTTCAGAACTCCAAGTGCCCCTCTCGCCACTGGTGTTCCCTGTAcagaaaatatttaatttttcttttttcttttcatgaaagatCTAATTAACTTCCCCCTCAACACTACTTAGCCAATGTCCATCTCGACTTCAATCCTCCCAATGCCGACACAGTCAGGATTCTCCACATTGAGCAGGATCCTTAGACTGACAGAACATGACGCACCCTAGGTTTCTGCTGTAAACCTCTAATTTCAGTTTAAAACAAGTGAGACCTTTGCACCACTATCAGCTCCATATTGGATGCCCTGGTTACTTGACTTACTTCTTCATCAGTATTATCAGGCAGCCCCGATATCCCTAAACTGCAATAGTCCTGGGATGCCCATTAAGAGGTCCACTATGCTTTCAGTTATGTGACAAACGTACCCGAATCTTTTCATGACAACAACCACCAAGAAATAAAGGCACATTCCAGTTTAACCTGAAATAACCACCAATAACAACATTACCTAAGCCACTAACCTTATTTCAATGTCTACTACCTCTAACATTAAGTAGTGCATCAACATCTCTGTGCATACCAATCTCTTATCATCACTTTCACCTACTGCCACTACCTTGACAAGGCATAACCAAGGTTTTTGGTCAGGTCAATCAAGTTGTGTATCAACACTAAAAAACTAGCTCCCAAAAAGGACCATCCAGTAACAACTTCTCATAGTCCATCAATTGACGTTTTAATTCCTAATGTTCAGATGCATAAATTGTCAGAAGACAAGTAATATCGTTGATAAAGCatcgcacacacacacagataagAAAAAGATACCTGCAATAAACTGCCAGGCGAAGACGGACCATGAGCAACAGGACGGTCCTTTCTCCCATCAAGCTCATACAACACACCTAGAGACACATTAACGTCCCATTCAGCCAACGCCAGAAATCAATATGCTAAAACTAAAAGGAATCTAACAATCCCCTCACACAAAATTATCTTTTTGCCCATCAGGTTATAACCAGATGCTAGTTAATAGCAACATACTGTtcaggaagaaacaaaaaagctCATGGCATAACCTTTAACAGGAAGCTATTCGGAAAAGAAAGGATAAAAGATATACCATCAACACAAGTAAAACATATGAAATGGGTGTCCACGTTCTGCTGAGCCTGCGAAGGAAAAGAAGCATCAATTTCAATGTAAGGGCAAAAAGACCATCATATCACTTATTTGCTGCTACACTAAAGGCATGCCTAATCTTCCGCCAAGGCTCACGTAGGCCTGCAACCTTGGTTAGCCACCTAGACTAGCTGTCTCGAGAAGCGTGGCATCTGGAAATGCTTAGGCATTCAGCAGcctaggattttttttctcctacaATAGCCTAGGTTTcttatgttgtttttcaaacttGATCTGCAGATTTTGGTTGTCTAAGTTGTCTGAGTCAGTCTAGGTCTGTTGACTCAAATAAATCAATAATGAACAATTGAAGTGCCAAAAGTAAtataagacaaaaagaaaaataatcatgAATCACgtaaatcatatatatatatatatataaacacacacacactcatcaCGAATATATACCCACTCTTTTAACTTTTAGCACCATTTTGGGACTGGTTTTACAGGTCTCGTTTTGTCCTTAATCCACCAATCTTAGATGGGGAGAGTGGCTCTAGAGAGGGGGGGAAGTAGACGAGGGTAAATAACCATAATTTTTCGCTGAAAGAATTGCATTTCATTGGTTTATCTGCctggtttttttatttcttaaacaTGTCATAGCTAATCATTCAGTTAATTCAAAtgactcaaaatttaaaaaaatatgtaactaTGTTAAAGgaaatatatagttaataagtcaaattatttaaaatactGATAGAAAATTTCATGGACGCTCTCTTGGCAGCCCAAATCCAAGAATAGATGTCAGATTTAGATAAGGTATCTGCTAATAATTTGCAGCCTTAGGACACAATCAATCCTCAGGTGAAGAGGGAAAGAAGGAACCGACTCATCATTCCCATGTGCCAAGCTTTTGGTAAAGGAGATAGGTCCTCTACACCTTCTGTTTCTACCTTTCTTTTTTACTGATTGATCTTTTCCCCTTCCTGTAGCTGTCATCGTTATGTAAATTCTTTGTTTAGCAAAAGGAATTTCCATGTTCTCATATTCCACCATCTATTGCTATAACCATATTGTAACCAAGATAGATGATGACACTATAAAACAGCTAtcctaaaaataattaaaaaaggaccAATTTCAAAAGCATTTACATCTTGCAAGATGGCTCACCTCAGTGTCACCAGCTGCAGCTGCCACACCATGTGCCGACTCCATTTCtacatctttttcaagaaaCCCAGCACGCTACAGTTGACAGACATTTAGCATCATTATGATGGAGCAAAACATTAGAAAGAAGAAGTGAATATAGAAGTCAGACCTCTAGAGGGCTCATGTTGGCTGTTGCCTTGTAGAACCTATCCAAGTAAGAACCCTCAGCTGAAttggaagaacaaaaaattaataaacaaaaGTACAATAGAGAGTTGTGAAAAGACTATGCCATGCTGTtatagaaaagggaaaaaaaagaactacCCTAATCTTCTCCTATCTGGCCTAAACAGATCACTTCCTATCTTACACGTTCAGTTTCACAAGGGCAACCAAGAGGACCTACTATACCTACAACAAGTTGCAGCCTGAAGCACCTCCATTATGCACTACTAAGAACAGTGACATTTTGTAGCCAGAGACAGCAGTGacacaaagaaaaataatcatCATGGCAGCTCTAGAAGTAAATGAACCTAATTCCAGTTTATATTTGACATGCAGTTTCATGCTTTAAGTATCTTTCTGGATGTAGCATACAAGCATACACCTTTCTTGCATGAAGCAATTACAATTGGAAAACAGCAACAAAAATCATCGGAAATATTTACTTGCATTAAGCTAATGGGAAAAATTGAAATACTTACTTAGCTTAATTTCAGACGTTACATTTCCTAAAGCATGAAGAACTCCAATGGTTCCACATGCATTTCCAACAGTTTGCTTCATAAAGAACACTTTGCCCtgtatttttttagaaaatgaatgaaTATTTATTCAAGTTAGAAGTGCCAACAGGTTAAAATTGAAAGCAAAATGCTAGACAGCTGCACACTCCATAATCCAAATACAGATAAATGTTAAAACAACAGAAAGACAAGCAATACAAGAAAATTCGCCATCCCCATTTAAAGTGTCAAGTTTTCATGGCAGCACAAGCCCACAATACAGTACTAGAGAAAATgtcaaccccccccccccagtCATTCAATTTTCTGCCAGTCGGGAGTACTTCAACATGAAGTAGTTTGAGGCTCACATAAGGTTTATATTAACTTAATTAGTGCTTTAATCAAACCTAATATTCTACAGGAAAATCAGTCAAGGGGATGCAAAAATGGTTGATTCAAATAGAGCAAGCCCTCCACCAAGTTTAACCTATAATTTATTTTCTCCTAATATAAACCTTTGATACAATTTCTGCAAAATAATTTCAATATAGAGTTTCTAATTTTAATATGAAGAATGTGAATCATagtcatagtcacaaatattgttttcaggttttaaatggcaaaatttttctcgggtataatatggcaaacttaaaaaaaaaaaaggaaaagtacggtaaatttttttaaaaaaataaagaatcataaaaattaggaaaaataaaataaatgagaaactaataaaacaaTATCAAAACAtaagtagataagcaacaaataaaaattagaaactaGAAACAAGCAGTCTGACATTAAACGTAATCAAGGTTGAGAATCCCATTGCAGAAGATGGAACTGTCATTTTTTAGGAATATGATGAGGACTGTAATCTTTTAATCGATTCGTCAAGACTTTGAGGTGTTTTACGGAAAGGAATCAAGAGGGATCGGGTATTGAGGAAGTCATGATCTTAAGATATTCCTTAATCAGGCCGAGATTCAAATCACTAGGGAAGAAGCAATTGCCGCAAAAGCATGATCCAAATTGCTGAAACCAAGGAGCTAAACATGGATTTGAAGAACAGAAAATAGAAAGTTGTGATCATAGGATTAACTTCTCTTATTCTATTTTCTGTTCTCCAAATCCTTGGTTGGCACTCTTGGTTTCAGCAATCTGGATCGAGTTTTTTCAGCTGACTtgcttttttgtatttttaacacatttttcttttaaacgtgttttttgtgactgaAGTGAATACAAGTTTACATTAATATATGATGGAGGATAAAGAGGATGAGGGGGACTGTTAACTATAAACTGAAGAACATATATCTTCTGTACACCATTATTCTAATCATCGTCTTCCACAACAAAAATTGTAGAATGCTCTAATCATTTTCCATAATTCTAAATGTACGTcaataaaacttaaaaatgtctttcatgCCCAACAAGTCCAGCATTTAACAAGGCTCTTGTTATCACAAACCATAACTTTAAGGCCAATCTAGGCAAAcagaaaaatgtgaagaaaaaagTGGAAACCCACATTCTATATAAGTTGCAAAGATGTgatgagaagagaagatcaacaAGACATCTACTTCTAATTTGTATCTTAGATACCAATTGCCTTTCAAAAAACATGATGTTTATGTTATATACCTGCACCCCTTCTCCCTCAGTACCTTCTTGCTCCAGCAGTCTCTCAGCTTCAGTCTGCAATAAATATACACAGAATTTATATACTGAAAGCTTAAGAGTATAACAATAGAGACTGGAACCATTTAATGCTCACATCCCTTAAGCAAAAGCCATTTCCTTTCCATAGTCTTCCATTCATATGGAAGATAAACAGCATGAAATGATGCTGCTGtttatttcatatgaaaaattacatgtattttcgtttttaacatcTAGAAACTACTGATTGGAAAGAAGCATGGGATCATCATGCAGACAATGCATAATTAGCTACCAGTCACTAAACCAGTGGCCTAAAGGTTGCACACAAATGGTAAACTTTTTTTCACCTTCATTTACCAAGTATGAAGATTGTAAATTAGATAAATGGCAGGTTATGTGAGAAAGAATCATGGACACTCAAGACTGCTGATGCACACCAGAGAAAGTTTAGTTTTTGTAAATTCACAcgaaccaaaaaaagaaaaatcattgaaCTAATTCGCCCACGGTATGAAACCATCACCAAAGTAACTGATGCACACCAAacaatttttagtgttttttcattaaaaaatcaattttacgatacg
Protein-coding regions in this window:
- the LOC116252087 gene encoding ubiquitin carboxyl-terminal hydrolase 3: MAEGEGAKRWLPLEANPDVMNQFLWGLGLPEGEAEFHDVYGLEEELLEMVPKPVVAVVFLYPLTDETEAERLLEQEGTEGEGVQGKVFFMKQTVGNACGTIGVLHALGNVTSEIKLTEGSYLDRFYKATANMSPLERAGFLEKDVEMESAHGVAAAAGDTEAQQNVDTHFICFTCVDGVLYELDGRKDRPVAHGPSSPGSLLQDAAKVIRTFIMKNPESVNFNVMALCKKDEQT